From Apium graveolens cultivar Ventura chromosome 9, ASM990537v1, whole genome shotgun sequence, the proteins below share one genomic window:
- the LOC141683104 gene encoding uncharacterized protein LOC141683104 isoform X1 produces MKLTGSSQTSWHPVMTTDTTTSSYWLNWRVLICALWIISSISLTVFLISRYEGPQNSRSRRGRQEGKTSGGVLYEDELWKPCLRGVHPVWLLVYRLIAFFVLLLMLSLNGAVDGGNIFFYYTQWTFTLITIYFGLGSVLSIYGCYKHHNKVSGERNANLEVEGDVEKRHTFGPPNFTNAATSTKESACNGQDREIAGLLGYVFQVIFQMNAGAVLLTDCVFWLIIVPFLTREDYHLNLLLVSMHSVNVVFLLGEAALNCLRFPWFRIAYFFFWTTVYVIFQWILHTALSTWWPYPFLDLSNPHAPLWYLSIALLHIPCYGVFILIMKLKQFVFPRLFGQSYQYVY; encoded by the exons ATGAAACTTACAG GATCCTCACAGACTTCTTGGCATCCAGTTATGACCACGGACACGACGACCTCAAGCTACTGGCTCAATTGGAGGGTCTTAATTTGTGCCCTTTGGATTATTAGTTCTATTTCGTTAACAGTCTTCCTAATTTCAAGGTACGAAGGTCCTCAGAATTCAAGAAGTAGGAGGGGTAGACAAGAAGGGAAAACATCTGGTGGCGTATTGTATGAGGATGAACTGTGGAAGCCATGCCTCCGAGGAGTACATCCAGTGTGGTTGCTTGTATATCGTCTAATCGCCTTTTTTGTACTTTTGTTAATGCTGAGTTTAAATGGTGCAGTTGATGGTGGCAACATATTTTTCTACTACACTCA GTGGACTTTTACTTTAATTACCATCTACTTTGGG CTCGGATCCGTGCTATCCATCTATGGATGCTACAAGCACCACAATAAAGTGAGTGGTGAAAGAAATGCTAATCTGGAGGTGGAGGGAGATGTTGAGAAAAGGCATACTTTTGGACCACCAAATTTTACTAATGCTGCAACTTCTACTAAAGAATCTGCTTGCAATGGACAAGATCGTGAAATTGCAGGTTTATTGGGCTACGTTTTTCAAGTTATTTTCCAG ATGAATGCGGGAGCGGTGCTGCTAACAGACTGTGTGTTTTGGCTCATAATTGTACCATTTCTTACCCGCGAAGACTACCATCTGAATCTT TTACTAGTAAGTATGCACTCAGTTAATGTTGTTTTCCTGCTTGGCGAGGCTGCACTAAATTGCTTG CGGTTTCCTTGGTTCCGAATTGCATATTTCTTCTTCTGGACAACTGTGTACGTCATTTTCCAGTGGATTTTACACACAGCTTTATCAACTTG GTGGCCATATCCATTTCTTGACCTATCAAATCCACATGCTCCTCTATG GTACTTGTCGATTGCTCTGCTACATATACCATGCTATGGCGTTTTCATATTGATTATGAAGCTCAAACAATTTGTTTTTCCAAGATTATTTGGCCAGTCCTACCAATATGTGTACTAG
- the LOC141683104 gene encoding uncharacterized protein LOC141683104 isoform X2 yields the protein MTTDTTTSSYWLNWRVLICALWIISSISLTVFLISRYEGPQNSRSRRGRQEGKTSGGVLYEDELWKPCLRGVHPVWLLVYRLIAFFVLLLMLSLNGAVDGGNIFFYYTQWTFTLITIYFGLGSVLSIYGCYKHHNKVSGERNANLEVEGDVEKRHTFGPPNFTNAATSTKESACNGQDREIAGLLGYVFQVIFQMNAGAVLLTDCVFWLIIVPFLTREDYHLNLLLVSMHSVNVVFLLGEAALNCLRFPWFRIAYFFFWTTVYVIFQWILHTALSTWWPYPFLDLSNPHAPLWYLSIALLHIPCYGVFILIMKLKQFVFPRLFGQSYQYVY from the exons ATGACCACGGACACGACGACCTCAAGCTACTGGCTCAATTGGAGGGTCTTAATTTGTGCCCTTTGGATTATTAGTTCTATTTCGTTAACAGTCTTCCTAATTTCAAGGTACGAAGGTCCTCAGAATTCAAGAAGTAGGAGGGGTAGACAAGAAGGGAAAACATCTGGTGGCGTATTGTATGAGGATGAACTGTGGAAGCCATGCCTCCGAGGAGTACATCCAGTGTGGTTGCTTGTATATCGTCTAATCGCCTTTTTTGTACTTTTGTTAATGCTGAGTTTAAATGGTGCAGTTGATGGTGGCAACATATTTTTCTACTACACTCA GTGGACTTTTACTTTAATTACCATCTACTTTGGG CTCGGATCCGTGCTATCCATCTATGGATGCTACAAGCACCACAATAAAGTGAGTGGTGAAAGAAATGCTAATCTGGAGGTGGAGGGAGATGTTGAGAAAAGGCATACTTTTGGACCACCAAATTTTACTAATGCTGCAACTTCTACTAAAGAATCTGCTTGCAATGGACAAGATCGTGAAATTGCAGGTTTATTGGGCTACGTTTTTCAAGTTATTTTCCAG ATGAATGCGGGAGCGGTGCTGCTAACAGACTGTGTGTTTTGGCTCATAATTGTACCATTTCTTACCCGCGAAGACTACCATCTGAATCTT TTACTAGTAAGTATGCACTCAGTTAATGTTGTTTTCCTGCTTGGCGAGGCTGCACTAAATTGCTTG CGGTTTCCTTGGTTCCGAATTGCATATTTCTTCTTCTGGACAACTGTGTACGTCATTTTCCAGTGGATTTTACACACAGCTTTATCAACTTG GTGGCCATATCCATTTCTTGACCTATCAAATCCACATGCTCCTCTATG GTACTTGTCGATTGCTCTGCTACATATACCATGCTATGGCGTTTTCATATTGATTATGAAGCTCAAACAATTTGTTTTTCCAAGATTATTTGGCCAGTCCTACCAATATGTGTACTAG